AAGTAGTTAGCCTCATACACATAGATGACATACAAAGAGGTATATAGTATATGGCTTGATTATTTTGGTTTTCTTGTCTACAGGAGCACTGCTTAATGGCGAGGGTGTTGCCGACATCAGTGCCCCAAACGGCAATTCATTTTTCATGGAGAATTTCTCAGAGCTCCACCAAGAAGCTAACCAGTCGCACAATCACACCCTCCCAGATGTATTTGAGTCTGTTGACAGGTTGAATGCTGTTGAGTGTGAAAGCCCGGATCTAATTCGCTACCCCAACAATCAGGTCGACCCACCCTTGCCGCACTCTAACTCTTCGCCCGGGTCAGCTGAGCAGGGTAATGATGGTGTCGGGCGAGAATGGGTTTCAGTATCTGCGGAAGAGAAGCATGCTGCAAAAAGGATGCGAATCAGCCCCAGTGGTAATGGAGAAGAGCTTAATGACAATCTGTCGAAGGACCTTAATTTGTAAGGTATAATGCTAAACTCAAATATTTTTCTGTTAGTTTGTCTTCCACAGCCCATGGATGCTTTGGGAGCTTTTGTGGCCGTccttttgtatgaaatatgtagaTTATTAAATGGGAAAATTGGATTGAAATTTCATTCTTAAACTTTCTCACGGATCATAAAGTAGTATACATACACTTTTGGGAAATCGTTGATTTCAGGTGTTTGAAACTAATCTAGAACTCCGATTTTCATTGGTTTGTAAATGTAATTATTTGCAAGAAAACACACTTACCATGGAGTAGTTCGTGTATTTGACACAGAATCTACCTTTTCAAATGAAGTCATTCGAATAAATATTTACTTATTCACGTAAAGACGAAAAAATAGTTGTCTATGTGTTCACGTGCATATCTACACACAAAATTAAACTGTAGTCTTGTGGCAATATATGGGGTTACTCTTCTACGAAATTTTATTCTTATTGGGATgatgaatgaagtaaaaataaagATCAATACATTTGAAAGTTTGGTATAGCATATTGTTAATTATTAAATTAGACGACGTTTATTTTATTAGATAATATTCATCTCTTGATATTAAACTTATTTAAAGAACGATGAAGCATCTTCTtcttaaattaaaaagaaattcaatcaaCGTCTTTGGATATTCGGTATGAAATTTTGTTCACAGGGAAGCTAGTATATATCTGAACCATATGATTTGAATTATTGGATGATGAGCGAAGTAAATATTTGAGGGTGAAGTCAACAATATACGCCACCCATATTTATCCATTGTCCTAATGTGTCTGACATGCAAGATGGGTAACACAATAGTCCTTTTTTACTTTAGGCAAACcaacaattttttaatttcacaaccCATCACTTCCTCTccattaaatactagtactaattattTTCTGTTGTAGATTTTGGAAGTATTTGGttgttatatttataataataataatacgtTCATTTACTTATTACATTGGAGTTTGTACACCTTTGACCTTTCCCCCCACTATTAATAACTTAAGTAAGTTGCCCTTTGTATTGTGATTTATGGGTTATGTCACAATTTGTGAATATATCTAatcaaaatttttttatatacgcACGCATATTATATGAATGTTTAATTTCGagtaatttaaaattgaattgatCCTAAAGTAACTAGCCATAAGCTCACATGTTATTAGTTGTTTGTAATGTCCACATTTAGAGTTATGTGCATAAAGTGTATCAATCATTTAAGAACAATTTTAATTGGTACCAATAAGCAAAAAAAGTTGGTTAAAATCTTAAATGGTTGTGGGTTCAACACGAGAAATGCCGCgttttaattatttctaatgGGCCATTCATTACATATCGCACCAACAACACACATGCCTATGCATTAAATATCTAAAAGAAACATCAACAGTTTAACCTTTAACATTCCATAACTTAAAAGCTGTAAATCCACCTACATTATTATGTGGCTTATGAAGATATAATTACAATCTGATGAACAAAAATTTAATTGAAGCCGTGTTTGATTATAATTGAGGTACAAATAAGATTCAagaattattgaaattaaaaataatctaCTATAGTAATTATTGGAGTACTAACATTTATTTGGGCTGAAACCAACAACTTTATTAGCTAAGTCATAACTGACACGTGTCCCCTGCTGCTGCACGTTGCCGATGATTGACAGCGACCCGCTCGTCGCCGCGAACGCAAAGCAGTATTTTCCGGCGTCGTCGACCGGAATAAGGAAATTGCTCGGCCGCAGCggcaccgccttccccccggcaAACTGCAGCGACACCGTCGGCACCCTCACCGTTGTCATCCTCGAGAGATCGTAGCACGTGTCGAAAAGCGAGAACCCGCTCGCCGCCGGCAGATCCCGCGCCATTCCGGCGAACGCATCTCGCACCGAGTTATACACCTCCGACCTCAGCCGCGTCACCGCCGTGCCGGAGTCGATGATCACCCCGCCGCGACCGTCGCCGCCGATATCGAGGAGGTCCGGGGAGAAGTTCACCGGTCTGCCGCCGACGTTGATTCCGTTGAGGGCGACGAAGTGGTAGGTGTTGATTCGGGGATTGGTGAGGAGCGGAGCGAGGACGGCGTCGGAGGCGCGGGCGGAGTTGAATTCGAGagtggaggaagaagaggagtcGCGGTTTACTAGACAGTACGAGAATGAGGCCGCTTTGATTTGGGAATTTAGGGATAGGGTTCCGCCGCCGAGGCCTAGTAACCCGGCCGCGCCGGCGAATAACCCCTCGTTATGGTGGCCGCAGCCGATTGCGACGTTGGGGACAGAGCCGGTGGCGCCGAATGTGACGGTCTCGGTGGCGAAGTTGCCGACTGTGTACGAGCCGTCGCCATAGCTGACCTGTGTATGCAAGCCCTCAATTAATATTTTCCGAAAACTAATTTAATATATCACTTTATCGTGAATTTGAAATAGTAGTATAGTAAAACCTGGTAGAGGCAGGAGTCGGTGCGGCAGGCGGAGACTTCGAGGGCGGAGCACTGGGGGGCGGCGCAGGGGAGGGGGCGgtaggaggcggaggcggaggggTTGAAGATGGGGTCGGCTTGGTCGTAGCAGGTGGAGCAGGGCTGGCATTGGAGCCAGCTGATGTCGCTGCCGGTGTCGACGACCATGTAGAAGTCCTTGGAGGGGCGGCCGACGCCGATGCGGGCGAAGTACTCGCCGCTGCCGAGGCGGATGCCGGAGGTGACGGGGGACTGGAACTGCTGAGGCGAGAATTCCGAGGCGGAGGAgcgggagagggagagggagtggCGGAGGAGGAGGGAGTGGACGCGGGATTGGTCGCGGGCGAGGCGGGAGAGGGTGAGGGCGGTGTAGTTGGCGGTGGTGGGGCGGGCAGAGGGGAGGGAGTGGCGGGGGTGGATGGTtagggagagagagggggagcCGTCTAGTTGTTGCTGTGGTAGTACGGTTGTCGACGGAGTGTTTGGAGGGGAGAAGACTTGACGGGCTTGGTTGAGGGCGGCGGCGACGTCCATGAACTCGAATTGATGGTCGTcatcggcggcggaggaggtgaggatgagagagaagaagataaTGAAAGCGGTGAGGGTAAGAGAGAGAGGCTGAGGggccatgtttttgtttaagGTGGTAATAAGGAGTATGTCAGTTGGATTTATAACGCAGAGCAACGGCAGCTTGGATTGGGACTGGGATTGGGATTGTGCCCATTCCTAACTTTCAAAATTAGtttaaaatttatttgtaattatcaCACAACAGAAATTTTgtactattaaatataatagtCGGAAATCATATGGAGTATGAATCATACTACATGATGAGTTAACTAACATGATGTAGTTAAAAtaacggattttaagaaatattaagaaaaataagagaaaatagttagtaaaatatggttatatttatttatataagttTTAAATAAGATgtaagtgaaatgagttagaggaatatgaaattctattataatttataataaaaaaaaatgaattaagaCTCTTATTCATGttcggactaaaatgaaaaaatgagactcttattcgcgaAATGGGGGAATATTATACTAGCATGTATATAGTCAGATTCTTTCGCTGCGgaataattttcaaataatacaaacataattttaaattgaatatcGGATTAGAATTTAaccaaaaatagtactcccttaaCAAATTTTCCTAGATATTTGATTAGTTATTATAAATATAGTAagttttatttattacacataTGTAAGTATATCACGGCATTTTTCACATTAATTAGAATTAATAGATTTGGACTCTATGGATTAGGTTTCTAACTTTGAATTCTGTTTTGAGATATGTATATTCTTATGATATCATGAAATGTTGCTATTCACCGTTTGCGGAGGTAATTTTTAAAATGGGACTACGATTTCTTTTGAATAATTATAGTAGTACATCTTTTACCTcacaaaagaataaaaaaactaGTATGTTATTTTGTGGTAATAAACGGGTCATTATGTTTGAATTATTATATGATAGGGTTACATGTAATCAAATGTAAATTCTAAATATGGTATAAATTCTAAACTACTATAATCTAGTGTcacgaaaatagaaaaaaaataatctacataaaataataattttcatgtaaaaataattgaataatttttGAATTACTTTGATCTTgtggtaattaattaattacaggTAGATGATTGGATGCATGTAGGAAAGGTTCCAAAATTGATCTATGTATAACACACGCACGCAAAATTTCACATATGGACCGACAAACATTTTCGTAACAACAAAAATAATGTTTTagaatttcaaaaataattattactatatGAAAGGATGGTCCCATTTTATTATCGTCGTAAGTTGTCATTGAAAACGATATGCACCAAATATGTTGGAGTTTAATATGGCAAAAACTGCAAATATGCTATTGATAACACATGTAATACTTACTTACAAGGCCAGATTTTACTAGCATGTATTTTTgctatatttttcttatttcatgttttattgGTAAAACATTAAATGCAATATTGTACTAAAATTACTCATTGTTTTATCCTTAAAACAAGATTAGAAACTAAAACGAAGAAAATCCATTCTCACGAAAATGTAAATTTTCTAATGAAGGTTCacacaatttaattatatctCAATTATGCTGCTCATATCAAATTCgtagatatatatatacacgcagtattatttatttataaaatattaatccGATGACATAAAATTATAGGTGCGTGTCGAAATTGCATTGAAAGCTATAATGAGGAAACAAAGTTGGTGAACATTCACATTTCacatataattaaaatgaagaTAAGATATTTGGTATTCTTCACTTTATCGGGATAATTTTTTACACACTCGTTTATAGTAAGTATATTACACAACTTTATTGGGAGTATTAGGCAAAGACATTTAAATGTCATTTAGCATTAATATTTACTTGCATATTCGAATTCGCATGTCATACATTAGCAATACAAAGATATTTATTCACATGAATACATTTGAAACATAGGGTTATTTGGTTGTAAATTCTGGGCTATCAgtgaaagattttcccatagcATATAAAATCGGTTTGTGAGTACATAATTTTTTGTGTATCTAAAAAAAACGAATTCAAATTTCGACTAGATCAAAACGACAAAAGATAGATGATGTGTAAAGTATAGTATCAAAATAacgttattttaaaattatattcacagtattatatgatgatgatgagtcaaaatatagtagaatattttctacattattatctcctattttattatctttccattttaactatttattatttactccgtccctgaaattttgtcacatttttccatttccgttcgtcccataaaatttgtcacatttcactttttaccatttttggtaacgagcctcacattccactaacttactttcactcacattttattatagagtgaactacacaaATGGTCCCTGAACTATGCTTTTTGCACACCAATGGtccctgaactttaaaaatatcatgggtAGTCCCTGgactaaggtgtaatcacatttatggtactttttcactattcatcacaattttacacCCAAAATGCCCTCAAGGCATGAATGGCATTTTGggactttcatatctaggtattgaatttgatattttctttatctagtactaaatatgatattttcttatagtttaagtacctaaaatgatattattcacttcaaGTACCtgaaatgatattattcacttcactttttcaacatttcttctttctctctttctctaaaaataaaaataaaaaatagtactatgaaattattaaatatattaattataaaaatcaaaattataaatttaattataaaataattttcacaaaatttaattttgattgtgatttgattatttttttaattaaaactaagcattaattttcgaaaaattcttaatttttgctAAATTAAGAGAATATATCatcaaaaattaagaattttcgtaaaaattaagaatttttcaaaaattaatgtttagttttaattaaaaaaattaatttttaatattaaaaaattaatcaaatcacaatcaaaattaaattttgcgaaaattattttataattaaatttataattttgatttttataattaatatatttaataatttcatagtactatttttatttttatttttagagaaagagagaaagaagaaatgttgaaaaagtgaagtgaataatatcattttaggtacttgaagtgaataatatcattttaggtactcaaactataagaaaatatcatatttagtactagataaagaaaatatcatattcagtacctagatatgaaagtaccaaaatgcccttcatgccttgggggcattttgggtgtaaaattgtgatgaatagtgaaaaagtaccataaatgtgattacaccttagtttagggactacccacgatatttttaaagttcagggaCCATTGATGTGCAAAAGACATAGTTCATggaccatttgcgtagttcactctttattataaaactaatacttcctTCGTCACAAGATAAGTGAAGCAATTCTTTTGGGCACGAggtttaagaaattgatattaaATAAGTTTAAGTGAATcaagtaaagtatgagagagaaaaaagtagaagagtaaagagaataaagtaggtggggattaaagtaagagagataaatttttgctaaaaatgaaaatgactcacttatagtgggacatccCCAAAAGAAATACGACTTGCTTatcttgagacggagggagtacattaaaagtaggacccacatcctaccaacttttcaacccactttccattatatttcttaaaagcTGTGCCCGGTCAGAATATGACAAAATTTgaaggatggagggagtatcatttttccaaaacgaatatagaaaatgaaatgtaacAAATTTTCTGAGATGAAGAGAGTAAgttctattttaatttaatttttagtattctAACTGACGTataattttttatgtcatttaagATTTGGTTTgcttgaaatttaaaaaaaaaagaaaaaaaaagaatacacCAATGTTACAAATGATTAGTGAATTACATATCGATCGAATAATCCGCCGTGACAATGACTTATTTAATTCACCAATGTAACTATGCAAGTAAAATGATGGTTGGTAAAGTAGCTTCACATTATAAACACGTTTACTTTACTTTGGAACCCTAAAAGAATATCATCAATTCCCTAAAACGGAATAAATACCAATAATTAATTTGTCTTATTCTTTTGTACATGAAGTGAATTTGTATTCTCAGTTGAATATCTATATACTGAATCAGCTCGAAAATGGACCGAGTTGGCCCATCAACTATTGAAGCTATCACAAATATCTGATTTGATTGGACCATGCTTAATGTAAATGGGCctcaaaaattataaaagaagAAGTTAATATCACATTCTATAACCACCTTTTACCTTTTCGATTATATcacaatatttcaaatttacCGGCCTTATTATAGCTAACATTTATGTTCTCCCAAGTTAAAGGTATACTTAAAAAGCTCTTAATGATAATTAACTTTCTAATATCACCCATAGTATTGAATTTTTGGTTTTCGAAAGTGGTAAAACTAATTTGAAAGTTGTTGATATAAAACTCTTTCTTTTCCTTGGATTTTGATAGGGAcctgatattctattttattctggAAGGGAGCTGATattcttaaatatatttattttagtttatttatattttagtattatttagtggttatgattttatttactttccatAGTGGTTATGATTTGATTTGCTTTCCTAGTTTATAGTAGATTTTTTTTACcacatatattataaatatgtatggagccttttattattatcaagcagaatgaattaaattaatatttatcattcTCTCCCATCGATTCTCCCTCTTGGAGAAACCACCTATCTCTCCAATTCTCTCAAAGTCACGCTAGTTTCCACCCTTTCTAATCTCTTTTCATATAATTTCTCCAACTAGGAATTAATCTCATATTAATTCCTATCAGATTTATATATCACATACCATTAGAAATGCATCAT
This sequence is a window from Salvia splendens isolate huo1 chromosome 14, SspV2, whole genome shotgun sequence. Protein-coding genes within it:
- the LOC121765546 gene encoding protein ASPARTIC PROTEASE IN GUARD CELL 1-like; its protein translation is MAPQPLSLTLTAFIIFFSLILTSSAADDDHQFEFMDVAAALNQARQVFSPPNTPSTTVLPQQQLDGSPSLSLTIHPRHSLPSARPTTANYTALTLSRLARDQSRVHSLLLRHSLSLSRSSASEFSPQQFQSPVTSGIRLGSGEYFARIGVGRPSKDFYMVVDTGSDISWLQCQPCSTCYDQADPIFNPSASASYRPLPCAAPQCSALEVSACRTDSCLYQVSYGDGSYTVGNFATETVTFGATGSVPNVAIGCGHHNEGLFAGAAGLLGLGGGTLSLNSQIKAASFSYCLVNRDSSSSSTLEFNSARASDAVLAPLLTNPRINTYHFVALNGINVGGRPVNFSPDLLDIGGDGRGGVIIDSGTAVTRLRSEVYNSVRDAFAGMARDLPAASGFSLFDTCYDLSRMTTVRVPTVSLQFAGGKAVPLRPSNFLIPVDDAGKYCFAFAATSGSLSIIGNVQQQGTRVSYDLANKVVGFSPNKC